A section of the Candidatus Tisiphia endosymbiont of Nedyus quadrimaculatus genome encodes:
- a CDS encoding patatin-like phospholipase family protein, whose translation MSKLQKEMQERQQSPFKYVVFSGGGAKGAGYSGVYEGLNESKVIEGVEAVAGSSAGAIAAAVTAFGTPPKEYEAISKNTNFKDLLGTQGFSIGPVPLSKDGTPLYELVDKTIRKSAYNFLKGKNFGELATARHERISEELGELDKKRQCLLNTIETLKQQDDNNSQQIADINENIRGLDFQEQDFKKQSKKIQAIIESNGKEFIELTDKCQKGGEILFKDLALLRLLDPVQFKDLLITAVRRDDSTLQIFSAENTPNVPIARACHASASLPLVFQPVKIDGVEYVDGGYRDNTPIGYFPENDSKVDIAEELDGFENVTLAKKQGRVLALAFGSGMDDSANIAIYSAKNFEGPNVLVKFLLDVVYKMLAKVGGNFIYTKTNEKTFDDLRENALNTVTLDTQGISTLSFDDAEKYAGYLHIKGRFQTLEYLDNFELGKGVDKAFEQQKFLLNVYEVYDNENLNKTFFNKLLDHIAPPEETKKKNSWQDRDVMRNHQEKADTLLSFCTEERWQRKDNNTVLKEYVIVAATARNNEVRNDTKSIESLIKTLNNPTTPSKIKNDFVELLAIDKKQDQRFDTSKSPAKNITEFKFTKEDFNDFLGKNKSEAFRISSGGKGVGQAKGG comes from the coding sequence ATGAGTAAATTACAAAAAGAAATGCAAGAAAGGCAGCAAAGTCCTTTTAAGTATGTGGTTTTTAGTGGTGGTGGAGCTAAGGGTGCTGGATATTCTGGTGTTTATGAGGGCTTGAATGAATCTAAAGTAATTGAAGGGGTAGAAGCAGTTGCAGGATCATCGGCAGGTGCAATAGCTGCAGCAGTGACCGCATTTGGTACACCACCTAAAGAATATGAAGCTATTTCAAAAAATACAAACTTCAAAGATTTACTTGGGACTCAAGGATTTTCAATTGGTCCGGTGCCGCTTAGCAAAGATGGTACTCCATTATACGAACTTGTAGATAAGACTATAAGAAAAAGTGCTTATAATTTTTTAAAGGGCAAGAACTTTGGGGAGCTTGCTACAGCGAGACATGAAAGGATTTCAGAAGAACTAGGAGAGTTAGACAAAAAAAGGCAATGTCTTTTAAATACGATTGAAACATTAAAACAACAAGATGATAATAATAGTCAGCAGATTGCTGATATAAATGAAAATATTCGAGGTTTAGATTTTCAGGAACAAGATTTTAAAAAACAATCCAAGAAAATTCAAGCTATAATAGAATCTAATGGTAAAGAATTCATTGAATTAACAGACAAATGTCAAAAGGGTGGTGAAATCCTTTTTAAGGATTTAGCTCTTTTAAGACTTCTTGATCCAGTGCAATTTAAAGACTTATTAATTACTGCAGTAAGGCGAGATGATAGTACTTTACAAATTTTTAGTGCTGAAAATACTCCTAATGTTCCAATTGCTAGAGCTTGCCATGCTTCCGCTTCTCTTCCTTTAGTTTTTCAACCTGTGAAAATTGATGGTGTCGAATATGTCGATGGGGGGTATAGAGACAATACTCCTATAGGCTATTTCCCTGAAAATGACAGTAAAGTCGATATTGCGGAAGAGTTGGATGGTTTTGAGAATGTTACCCTAGCAAAAAAGCAAGGTAGGGTTTTGGCTCTTGCCTTCGGTAGTGGCATGGATGATTCAGCAAATATTGCTATATATAGTGCCAAGAATTTTGAAGGTCCAAATGTCCTAGTGAAATTTTTACTTGATGTAGTATATAAAATGCTAGCTAAAGTTGGTGGAAATTTTATATACACAAAAACTAATGAAAAGACTTTTGATGATTTACGTGAGAATGCATTAAATACGGTTACATTAGATACTCAAGGTATATCTACTCTCAGCTTTGATGATGCTGAAAAATATGCAGGTTACTTACATATTAAAGGTCGTTTTCAGACTTTGGAGTATTTAGATAATTTTGAACTTGGTAAAGGAGTAGATAAAGCGTTTGAACAACAAAAATTTCTTCTAAATGTTTATGAAGTTTATGATAATGAAAATTTGAATAAAACTTTTTTTAATAAGCTATTAGATCATATAGCCCCACCGGAAGAAACTAAGAAAAAAAACTCTTGGCAAGATCGTGATGTTATGCGAAATCATCAAGAAAAAGCTGACACATTGTTATCTTTTTGTACGGAAGAACGCTGGCAGAGAAAAGATAACAATACTGTATTAAAAGAGTATGTAATAGTTGCAGCAACTGCACGCAATAATGAAGTCAGAAATGATACCAAGTCTATAGAATCGCTGATTAAGACCTTAAATAACCCAACAACACCGAGTAAAATTAAAAATGATTTTGTAGAATTATTAGCTATTGATAAAAAACAAGATCAGAGATTTGATACAAGTAAAAGTCCAGCAAAGAATATTACTGAATTTAAGTTTACAAAAGAAGATTTTAATGATTTTCTAGGTAAAAATAAAAGTGAGGCATTTCGAATTAGTAGTGGAGGAAAGGGAGTAGGGCAGGCTAAGGGGGGATGA